A genomic stretch from Sinorhizobium terangae includes:
- a CDS encoding cysteine hydrolase family protein: protein MNSLKLPDDAILIPIDMQQAFDAAPWPPRWNDRVDENGLTLLAAWRAAKRPIIHVRHDSVEEGSTLRPDRPGNAFRPGFEPQVDEPLVTKSVNAAFIGTDLDLRLRRLGAETVVLFGISTDMCVSTSVRVGANIGYRVILVEDACDCFDLADGASGVVPARDVHRAHVATLRAEFASVVTTGEVLAALRGAEAA, encoded by the coding sequence ATGAACAGCTTGAAATTGCCCGACGATGCCATCCTGATACCGATCGACATGCAGCAGGCTTTTGACGCGGCGCCATGGCCGCCGCGCTGGAACGACCGCGTCGATGAGAACGGCCTTACGCTTCTCGCCGCGTGGCGCGCCGCGAAGCGGCCGATCATCCATGTGCGGCACGATAGTGTCGAGGAAGGATCGACGTTGCGTCCGGACCGGCCGGGTAACGCTTTCCGTCCCGGTTTCGAGCCGCAAGTCGACGAGCCGTTGGTCACCAAGAGCGTGAACGCCGCCTTCATCGGCACCGACCTGGACTTGCGGCTCCGGCGTCTCGGCGCCGAGACCGTCGTGCTCTTCGGCATCTCGACGGACATGTGCGTTTCGACATCGGTGCGGGTGGGCGCAAATATCGGATACCGAGTGATCCTTGTGGAGGATGCCTGCGATTGTTTCGATCTGGCGGACGGCGCAAGCGGCGTGGTTCCCGCGCGGGATGTCCATCGCGCGCACGTCGCGACGCTGAGGGCGGAATTCGCTTCGGTCGTGACGACGGGTGAAGTCCTTGCGGCGCTCCGCGGCGCCGAGGCGGCGTGA
- a CDS encoding ABC transporter substrate-binding protein: MTIIRVIALLSMTLFYFAARAETQWPISITDAVGRQVTIPAPPKAVLLGSGFNLVAVSLIHPDPVSLLAGWSGDMKNDNPEIYESFVRKFPRLAEVPLIDDGSGAGLSFEALLTLKADLAILANWQADTEPGKRAIDYLESVGVPVVVVDFNGDPLKNTAANMRLLGKIFGREKQAEDFARFYEERLARIRERVAKHPEPGPTVLVEAFPGAAACCWAYGVGGLGEFVSITGSRNIVEGRLPRPGGMVNAEAIMAKNPEVYIATSSPGGKYSGFSIGPGVKAEDAERTLAEAVGTPVMTSIAAVRNGRVYGLWNFFNAVPLNILAAEAFASWLRPDLFPDVDPAASLAEINTRFAAVPFEGSYWISLKRGK, encoded by the coding sequence ATGACCATCATCCGGGTCATCGCGCTTCTGTCGATGACACTCTTCTACTTCGCCGCGCGGGCGGAAACCCAATGGCCGATAAGCATCACCGATGCGGTTGGCCGGCAAGTGACAATACCGGCCCCACCCAAGGCGGTTCTGCTCGGCAGCGGTTTCAACCTCGTCGCCGTTTCGCTCATCCATCCGGATCCCGTAAGCCTCCTCGCCGGCTGGTCGGGTGACATGAAGAACGACAATCCGGAAATCTACGAAAGCTTCGTCCGCAAGTTCCCGAGGCTCGCAGAGGTGCCGTTGATCGATGACGGCAGCGGAGCGGGCCTGTCCTTCGAGGCGCTCCTGACGCTGAAGGCCGACCTCGCGATCCTTGCCAACTGGCAGGCCGATACGGAACCGGGCAAGCGTGCGATCGACTATCTCGAAAGCGTCGGCGTGCCGGTGGTCGTGGTCGACTTCAACGGCGATCCCTTGAAGAACACCGCCGCCAACATGCGCCTGCTCGGCAAGATCTTCGGGCGGGAGAAGCAGGCCGAAGATTTCGCCCGCTTCTATGAAGAGCGCCTCGCCCGCATCCGCGAACGGGTTGCGAAGCATCCCGAGCCCGGACCGACCGTGCTTGTGGAAGCGTTCCCCGGCGCAGCCGCCTGTTGCTGGGCTTACGGTGTCGGCGGGCTCGGAGAGTTCGTCAGCATCACAGGCAGCCGCAATATCGTCGAAGGAAGGTTGCCGCGCCCCGGCGGCATGGTCAACGCCGAGGCGATCATGGCCAAAAATCCCGAGGTCTACATCGCGACCTCTTCGCCGGGCGGAAAATACAGCGGCTTCTCCATCGGGCCCGGCGTGAAGGCGGAAGATGCAGAGCGGACCCTGGCGGAAGCGGTCGGAACGCCGGTGATGACGAGCATCGCGGCGGTACGCAACGGACGCGTCTATGGGCTCTGGAATTTCTTCAATGCCGTGCCGCTGAACATCCTCGCGGCGGAAGCCTTCGCCTCCTGGCTGCGCCCAGACCTTTTTCCGGATGTCGATCCAGCGGCGAGCCTTGCCGAAATCAACACGCGCTTCGCCGCGGTTCCTTTCGAGGGCAGTTACTGGATCAGTCTGAAGCGCGGGAAATAG